A part of Cryptococcus tetragattii IND107 chromosome 3, whole genome shotgun sequence genomic DNA contains:
- a CDS encoding 40S ribosomal protein S29, whose protein sequence is MISLASLKSVEPTPTTNPNPTKTSNHPIWLTPTFGSPAPGTTARALVSADSVPTRPVLSASGVSTSADSASVRSPRSSVSTSTTKRSTMPGDLV, encoded by the exons ATGATAAG CCTCGCAAGTTTAAAATCGGTTGAGCCTAC ACCCACGACCAACCCAAACCCCACAAAAACCTCAAATCATCCAATAT GGCTCACTCCAACGTTTGGTTCTCCCG CCCCAGGAACTACGGCAAGGGCTCTCGTCAGTGCCGACTCTGTGCCCACCAGGCCGGTCTTATCCG CAAGTG GGGTCTCGACCTCTGCCGACAGTGCTTCCGTGAGAAG TCCAAGGTCATCGGTTTCGACAAG TACAACTAAGCGTTCCACTATGCCGGGAGATTTGGTTTAG
- a CDS encoding ornithine carbamoyltransferase encodes MPSATVIRYAGQAARQRTPNVVVPFTPTRFAKSRQVPPPHLLTLADLSPEQISNLIATAAALKFVSKNAHTAAIPKRLDRRTVALIFNKRSTRTRVASETSVEALGGHPMFLGKDDIQLGVNESLEDTAKVVGSMTDGIMARVAGHEEIETLAKYSPVPVINALSDLYHPTQILADLLTLCEVYSPVPPPTEVISGQVYSSVLKYYQSALNPAKILQGKKVAWVGDTNNITNELLVTLPRFGMRFSVAAPKGYDKFDERVWSRLTESKTESLVTLTNSPAEALRDADVVVTDTWISMGQETEKTARLEAFKGYQITNEMVSDAGAKEDWKFMHCLPRKKEEVDDEVFYGPRSVVFPEAENRKWTIMAVFEALVGRFSLP; translated from the exons ATGCCTTCTGCTACCGTCATCCGATACGCCGGCCAAGCGGCTCGCCAACGAACTCCCAACGTTGTCGTCCCTTTCACACCCACCAGGTTCGCGAAGTCGCGACAggttcctcctcctcacctccTTACCCTTGCCGACCTCTCTCCTGAACAGATTTCCAATCTGATTGCTACTGCCGCGGCTCTCAAGTTCGTGTCCAAAAATGCGCATACTGCAGCGATCCCCAAACGACTTGATCGACGAACTGTCGCTCTGATCTTTAACAAGCGATCGACCAGGACCAGGGTTGCGAGTGAAACATCTGTTGAGGCCCTTGGTGGCCATCCTATGTTTTTGGGCAAAGACGATATCCAGCTCGGAGTGAATGAGTCTCTCGAGGATACTGCCAAAGTTGTGGGCAGTATGACTGATGGTATCATGGCGCGTGTAGCTGGTCACGAAGAAATCGAAACACTGGCCAAATACTCGCCTGTGCCCGTTATCAATGCCCTCTCCGATTTGTACCACCCCACTCAGATTCTTGCCGACCTTTTAACCTTGTGCGAAGTCTATTCCCCTGTTCCTCCCCCGACTGAGGTCATTTCTGGGCAAGTATACTCTTCTGTCCTAAAATACTATCAGTCTGCGTTGAATCCGGCCAAGATTTTACAAGGTAAAAAGGTGGCATGGGTTGGAGACACAAACAATATAACGAACGAGCTGTTGGTGACCCTTCCCAGATTCGGGATGCGCTTCAGCGTGGCTGCACCCAAGGGGTATGACAAGTTTGACGAGCGTGTCTGGTCCAGGCT CACCGAGTCTAAGACTGAGTCCCTTGTCACCCTCACCAACTCCCCAGCCGAAGCTCTTCGTGATGCCGACGTCGTCGTTACCGATACTTGGATTTCTATGGGTCAAGAAACCGAAAAAACTGCTCGTCTTGAAGCCTTCAAGGGTTACCAGATCACGAACGAGATGGTTTCCGATGCTGGTGCCAAGGAGGACTGGAAATTTATGCACTGCCTGcccaggaagaaggaagaggttgacgACGAGGTGTTCTATGGACCAAGGAGTGTTGTGTTCCCTGAGGCGGAGAACAGGAAGTGGACTATCATGGCTGTTTTCGA GGCGTTGGTTGGGAGGTTCTCTTTGCCATGA
- a CDS encoding GTP-binding protein ypt2, which translates to MSGPAGQHYDFLIKLLLIGDSGVGKSCLLLRFCEDSWTPSFITTIGIDFKIRTIELDGKRIKLQIWDTAGQERFRTITTAYYRGAMGILLVYDVTDEKSFNNIRTWLSNIEQHASPGVNKILIGNKCDWEEKRSVTIEQGRALADEFGLRFLETSAKANEGVEEAFFTLARDIKTRLIDSQPQEAAPVQLGADRGGVNVNKQSDSSSGGCC; encoded by the exons ATGTCAGGACCAGCCGGGCAACACTACGACTT TTTAATTAAGCTTCTCCTTATCGGTGACTCTG GTGTCGGCAAGTCATGTCTTCTCTTGCGATTCTGTGAGGATTCTTGGactccttctttcatcaCTACCATCG GTATTGACTTCAAGATCCGAACAATCGAACTTGATGGGAAGCGAATCAAGTTGCAGATT TGGGATACTGCTG GACAAGAACGTTTCCGAACCATCACTACCGCTTACTACAGAGGTGCCATGGGTATCTTGTTGGTCTATGACGTTACAGATGAAAAGTCCTTCAACA ACATTCGAACTTGGCTTTCCAACATTGAACAGCATGCGTCGCCCGGCGTCAACAAGATCCTTATCGGTAACAAGTGCGAttgggaggagaagcgaTCTGTTACGATTGAGCAAGGGCGTGCGCTTGCCGACGAGTTTGGATTGCGGTTCTTGGAGACTAGTGCAAAGGCAAACGAAGgtgtggaggaggcatTTTTCACACTGGCCAG AGATATCAAGACTCGTTTGATTGATTCTCAACCCCAAGAAGCCGCCCCTGTTCAACTCGGTGCGGACCGTGGCGGTGTCAATGTCAACAAGCAAAgcgactcttcttccggcgGATGCTGTTAA